One window of Kryptolebias marmoratus isolate JLee-2015 linkage group LG3, ASM164957v2, whole genome shotgun sequence genomic DNA carries:
- the LOC108242726 gene encoding TOG array regulator of axonemal microtubules protein 1-like isoform X3, giving the protein MKLQSVMNILISMLTEKEAVSLQKAEPQGEPVKKGPRLFRRNSVAPLPRPAAAPKKTRPAPAPKPDPPKTKRPARRAAVGSTKTTNMKKPALQTVKAQPKEELKPLPNPVQSLSLVFQHLSQDDWEKKVEGLELLRALAQHHPDTLMDKLHEIKNLRSSVACAAIDTLGSLYTHLQKDMDVQVERTGRALLLRVAQASANIFVQQQANLALEAMVKNCSPARMLTALLNTGLSHLSAAVRASTAQQLHLLADEMGVTAMLTAGQSFTSRFLLALSKMCLDAAAAVRSVLTVFSSQLLIENSLSSIHRSYVKALICVCPPPQAPRTRCPQTTESS; this is encoded by the exons ATGAAGTTACAGTCAGTGATGAATATTTTAATCTCGATGCTAACAGAGAAAGAAGCAGTCAGTCTTCAGAAAGCTGAACCTCAGGGGGAACCGGTCAAAAAAGGGCCACGACTTTTCCGACGTAACTCGGTTGCTCCTCTGCCTCGACCCGCCGCGGCTCCTAAAAAGACTCGTCCTGCTCCAGCTCCAAAACCTGACCCACCCAAAACTAAAAGACCTGCTCGAAGAGCAGCTGTGGGCTCCACAAAGACCACAAACATGAAGAAACCAGCCCTCCAGACTGTAAAAGCTCAGCCTAAAGAGGAGCTTAAGCCACTGCCAAACCCTGTCCAGAGTCTGTCTCTGGTCTTCCAGCATCTCAGCCAAGACGACTG GGAGAAGAAAGTGGAGGGGCTGGAACTGCTCCGAGCTCTGGCACAGCACCACCCAGACACACTGATGGACAAACTGCATGAA ATAAAGAACCTGCGCTCCTCCGTGGCCTGTGCAGCCATAGACACCCTCGGCTCTCTCTACACCCACCTGCAGAAGGACATGGACGTACAGGTGGAGAGAACAGGCCGTGCTCTGCTCCTGAGGGTGGCTCAGGCCTCTGCCAACATCTTTGTTCAGCAGCAGGCCAACCTGGCCCTGGAGGCCATGGTGAAGAACTGCAGCCCCGCCCGCATGCTGACGGCTCTGCTCAACACTGGACTGAG CCACCTGAGTGCAGCAGTGAGGGCCAGCACCGCTCAGCAGCTCCACCTGCTGGCTGATGAGATGGGAGTGACTGCCATGCTGACAGCAGGACAGAGTTTCACCTCCCGCTTCCTTCTGGCTCTCAGTAAGATGTGTCTggatgctgcagctgcagtcaggtCAGTTCTCACCGTCTTTAGCTCACAACTTCTAATAGAAAACTCACTAAGTTCAATTCATCGTTCCTACGTTAAAGCTTTGATTTGTGTATGTCCTCCTCCACAGGCCCCACGGACTCGCTGTCCTCAAACAACTGAGTCTTCATAA
- the LOC108242726 gene encoding TOG array regulator of axonemal microtubules protein 1-like isoform X1, producing the protein MKLQSVMNILISMLTEKEAVSLQKAEPQGEPVKKGPRLFRRNSVAPLPRPAAAPKKTRPAPAPKPDPPKTKRPARRAAVGSTKTTNMKKPALQTVKAQPKEELKPLPNPVQSLSLVFQHLSQDDWEKKVEGLELLRALAQHHPDTLMDKLHEVCLALIEDIKNLRSSVACAAIDTLGSLYTHLQKDMDVQVERTGRALLLRVAQASANIFVQQQANLALEAMVKNCSPARMLTALLNTGLSHLSAAVRASTAQQLHLLADEMGVTAMLTAGQSFTSRFLLALSKMCLDAAAAVRSVLTVFSSQLLIENSLSSIHRSYVKALICVCPPPQAPRTRCPQTTESS; encoded by the exons ATGAAGTTACAGTCAGTGATGAATATTTTAATCTCGATGCTAACAGAGAAAGAAGCAGTCAGTCTTCAGAAAGCTGAACCTCAGGGGGAACCGGTCAAAAAAGGGCCACGACTTTTCCGACGTAACTCGGTTGCTCCTCTGCCTCGACCCGCCGCGGCTCCTAAAAAGACTCGTCCTGCTCCAGCTCCAAAACCTGACCCACCCAAAACTAAAAGACCTGCTCGAAGAGCAGCTGTGGGCTCCACAAAGACCACAAACATGAAGAAACCAGCCCTCCAGACTGTAAAAGCTCAGCCTAAAGAGGAGCTTAAGCCACTGCCAAACCCTGTCCAGAGTCTGTCTCTGGTCTTCCAGCATCTCAGCCAAGACGACTG GGAGAAGAAAGTGGAGGGGCTGGAACTGCTCCGAGCTCTGGCACAGCACCACCCAGACACACTGATGGACAAACTGCATGAAGTGTGTTTGGCCCTGATAGAGGAT ATAAAGAACCTGCGCTCCTCCGTGGCCTGTGCAGCCATAGACACCCTCGGCTCTCTCTACACCCACCTGCAGAAGGACATGGACGTACAGGTGGAGAGAACAGGCCGTGCTCTGCTCCTGAGGGTGGCTCAGGCCTCTGCCAACATCTTTGTTCAGCAGCAGGCCAACCTGGCCCTGGAGGCCATGGTGAAGAACTGCAGCCCCGCCCGCATGCTGACGGCTCTGCTCAACACTGGACTGAG CCACCTGAGTGCAGCAGTGAGGGCCAGCACCGCTCAGCAGCTCCACCTGCTGGCTGATGAGATGGGAGTGACTGCCATGCTGACAGCAGGACAGAGTTTCACCTCCCGCTTCCTTCTGGCTCTCAGTAAGATGTGTCTggatgctgcagctgcagtcaggtCAGTTCTCACCGTCTTTAGCTCACAACTTCTAATAGAAAACTCACTAAGTTCAATTCATCGTTCCTACGTTAAAGCTTTGATTTGTGTATGTCCTCCTCCACAGGCCCCACGGACTCGCTGTCCTCAAACAACTGAGTCTTCATAA
- the LOC108242726 gene encoding TOG array regulator of axonemal microtubules protein 1-like isoform X2 has protein sequence MKLQSVMNILISMLTEKEAVSLQKAEPQGEPVKKGPRLFRRNSVAPLPRPAAAPKKTRPAPAPKPDPPKTKRPARRAAVGSTKTTNMKKPALQTVKAQPKEELKPLPNPVQSLSLVFQHLSQDDWEKKVEGLELLRALAQHHPDTLMDKLHEVCLALIEDIKNLRSSVACAAIDTLGSLYTHLQKDMDVQVERTGRALLLRVAQASANIFVQQQANLALEAMVKNCSPARMLTALLNTGLSHLSAAVRASTAQQLHLLADEMGVTAMLTAGQSFTSRFLLALSKMCLDAAAAVRPHGLAVLKQLSLHKDFMKLWQKAVEEKERFSVQKVLQKARRM, from the exons ATGAAGTTACAGTCAGTGATGAATATTTTAATCTCGATGCTAACAGAGAAAGAAGCAGTCAGTCTTCAGAAAGCTGAACCTCAGGGGGAACCGGTCAAAAAAGGGCCACGACTTTTCCGACGTAACTCGGTTGCTCCTCTGCCTCGACCCGCCGCGGCTCCTAAAAAGACTCGTCCTGCTCCAGCTCCAAAACCTGACCCACCCAAAACTAAAAGACCTGCTCGAAGAGCAGCTGTGGGCTCCACAAAGACCACAAACATGAAGAAACCAGCCCTCCAGACTGTAAAAGCTCAGCCTAAAGAGGAGCTTAAGCCACTGCCAAACCCTGTCCAGAGTCTGTCTCTGGTCTTCCAGCATCTCAGCCAAGACGACTG GGAGAAGAAAGTGGAGGGGCTGGAACTGCTCCGAGCTCTGGCACAGCACCACCCAGACACACTGATGGACAAACTGCATGAAGTGTGTTTGGCCCTGATAGAGGAT ATAAAGAACCTGCGCTCCTCCGTGGCCTGTGCAGCCATAGACACCCTCGGCTCTCTCTACACCCACCTGCAGAAGGACATGGACGTACAGGTGGAGAGAACAGGCCGTGCTCTGCTCCTGAGGGTGGCTCAGGCCTCTGCCAACATCTTTGTTCAGCAGCAGGCCAACCTGGCCCTGGAGGCCATGGTGAAGAACTGCAGCCCCGCCCGCATGCTGACGGCTCTGCTCAACACTGGACTGAG CCACCTGAGTGCAGCAGTGAGGGCCAGCACCGCTCAGCAGCTCCACCTGCTGGCTGATGAGATGGGAGTGACTGCCATGCTGACAGCAGGACAGAGTTTCACCTCCCGCTTCCTTCTGGCTCTCAGTAAGATGTGTCTggatgctgcagctgcagtcag GCCCCACGGACTCGCTGTCCTCAAACAACTGAGTCTTCATAAAGACTTTATGAAGCTGTGGCAGAAAGCCGTGGAAGAAAAGGAGCGTTTCTCTGTGCAGAAAGTCCTGCAGAAGGCGAGAAGGATGTAG
- the LOC108242726 gene encoding TOG array regulator of axonemal microtubules protein 1-like isoform X4 has product MLRRQEKEAVSLQKAEPQGEPVKKGPRLFRRNSVAPLPRPAAAPKKTRPAPAPKPDPPKTKRPARRAAVGSTKTTNMKKPALQTVKAQPKEELKPLPNPVQSLSLVFQHLSQDDWEKKVEGLELLRALAQHHPDTLMDKLHEVCLALIEDIKNLRSSVACAAIDTLGSLYTHLQKDMDVQVERTGRALLLRVAQASANIFVQQQANLALEAMVKNCSPARMLTALLNTGLSHLSAAVRASTAQQLHLLADEMGVTAMLTAGQSFTSRFLLALSKMCLDAAAAVRSVLTVFSSQLLIENSLSSIHRSYVKALICVCPPPQAPRTRCPQTTESS; this is encoded by the exons ATGCTTAGAAGACAAG AGAAAGAAGCAGTCAGTCTTCAGAAAGCTGAACCTCAGGGGGAACCGGTCAAAAAAGGGCCACGACTTTTCCGACGTAACTCGGTTGCTCCTCTGCCTCGACCCGCCGCGGCTCCTAAAAAGACTCGTCCTGCTCCAGCTCCAAAACCTGACCCACCCAAAACTAAAAGACCTGCTCGAAGAGCAGCTGTGGGCTCCACAAAGACCACAAACATGAAGAAACCAGCCCTCCAGACTGTAAAAGCTCAGCCTAAAGAGGAGCTTAAGCCACTGCCAAACCCTGTCCAGAGTCTGTCTCTGGTCTTCCAGCATCTCAGCCAAGACGACTG GGAGAAGAAAGTGGAGGGGCTGGAACTGCTCCGAGCTCTGGCACAGCACCACCCAGACACACTGATGGACAAACTGCATGAAGTGTGTTTGGCCCTGATAGAGGAT ATAAAGAACCTGCGCTCCTCCGTGGCCTGTGCAGCCATAGACACCCTCGGCTCTCTCTACACCCACCTGCAGAAGGACATGGACGTACAGGTGGAGAGAACAGGCCGTGCTCTGCTCCTGAGGGTGGCTCAGGCCTCTGCCAACATCTTTGTTCAGCAGCAGGCCAACCTGGCCCTGGAGGCCATGGTGAAGAACTGCAGCCCCGCCCGCATGCTGACGGCTCTGCTCAACACTGGACTGAG CCACCTGAGTGCAGCAGTGAGGGCCAGCACCGCTCAGCAGCTCCACCTGCTGGCTGATGAGATGGGAGTGACTGCCATGCTGACAGCAGGACAGAGTTTCACCTCCCGCTTCCTTCTGGCTCTCAGTAAGATGTGTCTggatgctgcagctgcagtcaggtCAGTTCTCACCGTCTTTAGCTCACAACTTCTAATAGAAAACTCACTAAGTTCAATTCATCGTTCCTACGTTAAAGCTTTGATTTGTGTATGTCCTCCTCCACAGGCCCCACGGACTCGCTGTCCTCAAACAACTGAGTCTTCATAA